TTGCTATTCCTTGGGAATTGGGTGAAATTTTGGGACACTTTATGGGGGATTCTCAATTTATGACACCTGGAACGCTGTTATTCTTTGAAATTCCGGTGGGAATTTGGAGGGCGTACGGGGCATTCAAAGTTCCCGACACCCAGAATGCCATTATTCCATGGAATATTGGGACGGTAACTGGAGGATTCTCAATTCCTGACACCTAGATTTCTGTTCTTCCAAGGGGATTTGGGTGTGGCGCTGGAGGATTCCAAATTCCTGATGCCCAAAATTCTGTTATTCCCTTGGAATTTGGGTGGGGAACTGGAGAATTCTAAATTCCTAATGCCCGGgatgctgtaattccatgggaatttgggagggggACAAGAGGATTCTCAATTCCTGACACCTGGAATGCTGTTATTCTTTGGGGTTctggtgggaatttgggaagggaaCTGGGGCATTTTAAATTCCCGATACTCTGAATGCTGTTATTCCATCGGCGTATGGTGTGAATTTCAGACTGTGTGTGGGGGATTCTAAATTCCCGACACCCGGACTGCTGTTGTTCCATGGCAATTTGGATGCGGTGCTGGAGAAGTCAAAATTCCTGATGCCCAGAATTCTGTTATTCCCTGGGAATTTGGGTGGAGCACTGGAGAATTCTAAATTCCTAATGCCCGACATGCCAGAATTCCATGGGAACttgagaggggaagaggaggattCCAAATACTCCATGCCTTGAAGATTCATTCCATGGGAAGTTTTGTGAGGATCTTGAGAATTCTAAATTCCTGACACTGGGAATGCTGTAATTCCATAATTTCAGTGGGAATatgagagggaagcaggagaaTTCAAAATTTTCGCTGCCTGGATTGTCGTTCTTCCATGGGAATTTGTGAGGGGAACTGGAGGATTCTCAATTCCTGCCACCTGGAATGCTGTTATTGTTTGGGGTTCTGGTGGGACTTTGGGAAGGGAACTGGGGCATTCTACGTTCCTGATATCTGGAATGCCATTATTGCATAGGAAATTGGGAGGGCAACTGGAGAATTCTCAATTTCTGACACCCAGAATGCTGTTATTCCATGGGATCTTGGCTGCGGCATTGGAGGATTCCGAATTCCCAATGCCCAGAATGCTATAATTCCATGGTCTTGGTGAGAATTTGGTAGGAAGGCTGGAGGATTCTCAATTCCTGACACCTGGAATGTTGCTATTCCTTGGGAATTGGGTGGAAGTTTGGGAAACCTTACGGGGGATTCTAAATTCCCAACACCTGCAATGCCATTATTCCATGGGAGTGGAATTGGATGATTCTCAATTCTGGACAGCTGGAATCTAGATATTCCATGGGAATATCATTGGAATTTGACAAGGCTATGGAGGATTCTAAACTCCCGACACCCATCCATAGTGCTGTTATTTCACGGGAAATTGGGAGGACATCTGGAGAATTCTAAATTCCTAATGCCCGGGATGCTGCAATTCCATGGGAATTGGGAGGGGAACGGGAGATGTCCAAACTACCAATGCCCGGACTGCCgttattccatgggaatttgggatggcaCATGCACGATTCAAAATACATGATGCCAGGAATCCCacttttccatgggaatttgggagtgGAACTGGAGGATTCTCAATTCCTTACACCTGGAATGATGTTATTCTTTGGGGTTctggtgggaatttgggaagggaaCAGGGCATTTTAAATTCCTGATACCCAGAATGCCTCTATTCCATGGAAAATTGGGAGGTCAACTGGAGAATTCTAAATTCCTAATGCCTAGGACACTGCAATTCTATGAGAATTGGGAGGGGAAATGGAAGTATCCAAGGTACGAATTCCCAGACTGCCATTATTCCTTGGGAATTTGGAAGGGCACATAGACAATTTGAAATTCATGACACCTGGAATCACacatttccatgggaatttgggaggggaaTTTGAGGATTCAAAATTCCCAAGGCCCagaatgctgtaattccatggtTTTGGTGGGAATTTGGTGGGGCAGGTGGAGGGATCTCAATTCCTTCCATCTTGAATGCCATTATCCCTTGCGAATTTTGTAAGATTTTGGTACAGCTTATGGGGGATTCTAAATTCCTGACAACCGGAATTCTGTTATTCCATGGAAGTATGGGAGGGGAACTGGAGGGGTCAAATTTCCTGACACCTGGGATGCTGctattccatgggaattttgtgggaatttttcaGGGTGTATGTGGGATGCTAAATTCCTTACACCCAGCATGCCATTATcccatgggaatttgggagggcTGCTGAAAGATTCTCAATTCCTGATGTCTGGAATGCTGTTATTCTGTGGGAATTTGGATGTGGAGCTGGAAGATTCCAAGTTCCTGATACCCAGAAGGCCATTATTCCAGTTGCAATTTGGGTGGGGAACTGGAGGATTCCAAATCCCTGATGCCCAGAATTCTGGTATTCCCTAGGAATTTGGAAGGGGAACTGGCGATTTCTAAATTCCCAGTGTCCTGGATGCTGTAATTtcatgggaatttgggagggggACTAGGTGATTCTAGTTTCCCCATGCCTGAGATGCTTCCATTCCATAGAGATTTGGGAGGTCATATGGATGATACAAAATTTCTGATGCCTGGAATGCCATTATTCCAAGGGAATTTGTGAGGGGAACTGAAGGATTCTAAATTCCCAATGCTCAGAATGCTGTAATTCCTGAttttggtgggaatttgggaggggagCTGGAGGATTCTCAGTTCCTGACACCTGGAATGCTGCTATTCCAGGGCGGTTCTGGCTGTCTCCAGATACTCGTCTGCGTGGTCAGAAAACCTGACGGTCTCTGTCGGTGTCCTGCAGAGTGGGCACGAGGGATTTCTGTGTGCCCATGTGCCCACCGCAggatgcagcccaggcagaAGCGGTGGCGGTGGGCAGAGCAGAAGTCCCATCCTTCTGGGAGTCCTGGCAGATGGGGCAGTTGCCACCTGTCTCTGTGGCCATATCACTCCTGATGGCTCCGGGACTGGCACCGAGATGTGCCAAGAACAGGCCGTGCCCAGCACCAGAGCTTGGCTGCCTGGATCCTCTGGGCCTTGCAGCCTCGCTCAGTAGGAGTTCAGGCTGGAGCCAAAGTGGCCCTGCCAATGTCTGAATGGAAGCAGTGAGGGGCACAATGTCACAATCCATCCCCCTGTGGTGTCACAGTCCACTGCTCTCTGACACCAGCCTGCACCCCCAGTGACAACACAAAAGGCATTCCAAGTCCTTGGAACTCCACGATAAGCAGTGAGGGATGTGAGGTCACAATCCAGTGCTCAGTGGTGTCACCGTCTGCACTTCAGGCTCCTCAATACTGTGATGACACAGTGTgccttccatccctgcaggcacaTGTTgtcaggagaaaaaaggaaatactgtTTTCTAGTTTCAGTTTCTACTTCTCCATGATGCTCTCCCTCAGACACCTGCATCACATGTCCTTGGCCCTGTTTCTgatccctgctccacagcatgCAGAGAGATCCAGAGTGGAGCACTCCTAAATCATTCTGTGTCGAGACCAGCTACCCCTGCTGCTCACTTTGCCTTTGGcatctgctgccctgctggtgctcggctgcagcagatttcctgtggaaaaggtGCGGCCTGCACGGCCCTGGGCCTGTGGCAGCGCCCCTCAGCACATGGGTGCCAGCCATGGTGGGGCACAAGGGCACAGGCACCAGAAGGTTGAGGAAGCAGTGCCCAGGGACTGTGTAAGGGaaataacaatttatttctttttccctgaatAAAGGGTTGCAAGGGCCCTTTAGTTCTGCTGGCGGGGGAATCTCTTGCAGGTGGGGGGAGAGTCCTGGGGCTCAGGGGCCCTTTTCTTTGGGGGATGCTGAGGATCAGGAGATCTGggcctgctgctctgggcagatAAACCTGCCAACAtcacctcctgctctggctcctgctggggccGGTCCTGCCCTGCTGACATGGTGACACTTGGGGGGTGGCTGtgccccctgggctgggcagcggCTCCTGTGGtggcttcctcctcctccatggagagtgcagggctgctgctggctggagtcCCCATTtgagagctggaggagctggagctggagctggagctggagctggagctggagctggagctggagctggagctggagctggatctgctgctggctgctgggctgtcaTTCTCATCCGCAGCAGCACTGGAGCgcagcagcctctgggcccCCGAGCTGCAGTGTCTCACAATGATGTCGATGGTGTCCTGGATTAGTGGCACTGTGTGCTCCTCCAGGACACTCTGCAAACCCTCGATCATGATCTCCTGGTGTGGCCCATACACATAGAGCAGGTACAGGATGCAGCTCTCTGCCAGCCACCACAGCTCCCCACACACGGTCTCTGTCCTTTGGCGCAGCCAAGTCCGCACAGGATCCAGAAGTTCCCGTTGCTGGCGGAAAAGTTGTGCCCAGACCTCAGGCAGGACACCGCCGACAGCTCGGGGTGGTGTCTCTTGAGaagagggatggggcagcacagggggatgAGGGCTGTTCTCATCCTGGCCACcaggagctctccctgcctggctcgtggctgctggcagctgctcgGGGGCTGGGATGACAATCTCCAGAGACTTGTCTGCGTTGTCAGAAAACCTGACAGTATCTATCGTTCTTCTGCAGAGTGGGCACACAGGATTTATCTGTGCCCACTGCAGGATGCAGACCTGGCAGAAAAGGTGgccacagggcagagcagaagcCACATCATCCCAGGTGTCCTGGCAGATGGCACAGTTGCCATCCATCTCTGTGGTCATATTTGGCCTCTGCAGCACATGGGGAGAGCTGAGgatcaggagctgctctctgttCCTGGTGTCACaacctgcaggagaagggaggaaggaatggccaggctgctggagaaggaCACTCCCCAGCCCCC
Above is a window of Oenanthe melanoleuca isolate GR-GAL-2019-014 chromosome Z, OMel1.0, whole genome shotgun sequence DNA encoding:
- the LOC130264653 gene encoding pinin-like isoform X2; translated protein: MTTEMDGNCAICQDTWDDVASALPCGHLFCQVCILQWAQINPVCPLCRRTIDTVRFSDNADKSLEIVIPAPEQLPAATSQAGRAPGGQDENSPHPPVLPHPSSQETPPRAVGGVLPEVWAQLFRQQRELLDPVRTWLRQRTETVCGELWWLAESCILYLLYVYGPHQEIMIEGLQSVLEEHTVPLIQDTIDIIVRHCSSGAQRLLRSSAAADENDSPAASSRSSSSSSSSSSSSSSSSSSSSSSSSSSQMGTPASSSPALSMEEEEATTGAAAQPRGHSHPPSVTMSAGQDRPQQEPEQEVMLAGLSAQSSRPRSPDPQHPPKKRAPEPQDSPPTCKRFPRQQN
- the LOC130264653 gene encoding pinin-like isoform X1 — protein: MEDRARIEDRGAEWCLFLAGPSASPRATSRVSQPCLVEAPGTAGVCSTEGCDTRNREQLLILSSPHVLQRPNMTTEMDGNCAICQDTWDDVASALPCGHLFCQVCILQWAQINPVCPLCRRTIDTVRFSDNADKSLEIVIPAPEQLPAATSQAGRAPGGQDENSPHPPVLPHPSSQETPPRAVGGVLPEVWAQLFRQQRELLDPVRTWLRQRTETVCGELWWLAESCILYLLYVYGPHQEIMIEGLQSVLEEHTVPLIQDTIDIIVRHCSSGAQRLLRSSAAADENDSPAASSRSSSSSSSSSSSSSSSSSSSSSSSSSSQMGTPASSSPALSMEEEEATTGAAAQPRGHSHPPSVTMSAGQDRPQQEPEQEVMLAGLSAQSSRPRSPDPQHPPKKRAPEPQDSPPTCKRFPRQQN